The Pleuronectes platessa chromosome 13, fPlePla1.1, whole genome shotgun sequence genome includes a window with the following:
- the ackr4a gene encoding atypical chemokine receptor 4 isoform X3 has protein sequence MDNPVGDDYDYHDNSSFNFSYDDYPTICEKADIRSFAGYFLPIMYAMCLLVGLAGNGLVVIVYAYHKRLRTTMDAFLTHLAVADLLLLFMLPFWAADAQRGWELGSVVCKVVSACYTVNFTCCMLLLACISLDRHLALARAQGKDRGSWLQRMFCRRHCSKVCVVVWTAAFMLGLPDLILSEVRWGSNRNVCLAVYPPSMGVGGKAALEIAEVLLGFLVPLLVMLVCYWSMARALKGLPVESRGKKWKALRVLLIVVGVFVVTQLPYNVVKVYRMMDTVFALVTHCGTSKVLDKAAQVTKSLALTHCCLNPILYTFVGSSFRQHLTKLAKRFGEGRRKRRTRRNDVSAEGEAMEMSFNSHSASQATNTFSI, from the coding sequence ATGGATAATCCAGTGGGCGATGACTACGACTACCATGACAACAGCAGCTTCAACTTCAGCTACGATGACTACCCCACCATATGCGAGAAGGCGGACATCCGATCCTTTGCCGGCTACTTCCTCCCCATCATGTACGCCATGTGCCTGCTGGTGGGACTGGCGGGAAACGGCTTAGTGGTGATCGTGTACGCCTACCACAAACGCCTGAGGACCACCATGGATGCGTTCCTGACCCACCTGGCTGTGGCCGACCTGCTCCTGCTCTTCATGCTGCCGTTCTGGGCCGCTGACGCCCAGAGGGGCTGGGAGCTCGGGTCGGTCGTGTGTAAGGTCGTGTCGGCCTGCTACACGGTCAACTTCACCTGCTGTATGCTGCTGCTGGCCTGCATCAGCCTGGACCGCCACTTGGCTCTAGCCAGGGCGCAGGGGAAGGACCGAGGAAGCTGGCTGCAGAGGATGTTTTGCAGGAGACACTGTTCCAAGGTGTGTGTCGTCGTCTGGACAGCCGCTTTCATGCTCGGCCTTCCTGATTTAATTCTCTCCGAGGTGAGGTGGGGCTCTAATCGGAACGTCTGCCTGGCAGTCTACCCTCCGTCTATGGGCGTAGGAGGTAAAGCTGCCCTGGAGATAGCAGAGGTGCTGCTGGGCTTCCTGGTTCCCCTCTTGGTCATGCTGGTCTGTTACTGGAGCATGGCCCGAGCGCTGAAGGGTCTCCCTGTAGAAAGCAGAGGCAAGAAGTGGAAAGCTCTGCGTGTTCTTCTGATAGTGGTGGGAGTGTTTGTGGTCACACAGCTGCCTTACAATGTGGTGAAAGTCTATCGGATGATGGACACGGTCTTCGCTCTGGTGACCCACTGCGGGACAAGTAAAGTGCTGGATAAGGCGGCTCAGGTGACGAAGAGCCTGGCCCTCACTCACTGCTGCCTCAACCCCATCCTCTACACCTTCGTGGGCTCGTCCTTCAGGCAGCACCTGACCAAACTGGCAAAGAGGTTTGGTgaggggagaagaaagaggaggacgaggagaaacGACGTGTCTGCAGAGGGGGAAGCGATGGAGATGTCCTTCAACTCCCACAGTGCATCTCAAGCAACAAACACTTTCTCAATATGA
- the ackr4a gene encoding atypical chemokine receptor 4 isoform X2 produces the protein MKHSEYQTISMDNPVGDDYDYHDNSSFNFSYDDYPTICEKADIRSFAGYFLPIMYAMCLLVGLAGNGLVVIVYAYHKRLRTTMDAFLTHLAVADLLLLFMLPFWAADAQRGWELGSVVCKVVSACYTVNFTCCMLLLACISLDRHLALARAQGKDRGSWLQRMFCRRHCSKVCVVVWTAAFMLGLPDLILSEVRWGSNRNVCLAVYPPSMGVGGKAALEIAEVLLGFLVPLLVMLVCYWSMARALKGLPVESRGKKWKALRVLLIVVGVFVVTQLPYNVVKVYRMMDTVFALVTHCGTSKVLDKAAQVTKSLALTHCCLNPILYTFVGSSFRQHLTKLAKRFGEGRRKRRTRRNDVSAEGEAMEMSFNSHSASQATNTFSI, from the exons ATGAAACACAGTGAGTATCAGACA ATTAGCATGGATAATCCAGTGGGCGATGACTACGACTACCATGACAACAGCAGCTTCAACTTCAGCTACGATGACTACCCCACCATATGCGAGAAGGCGGACATCCGATCCTTTGCCGGCTACTTCCTCCCCATCATGTACGCCATGTGCCTGCTGGTGGGACTGGCGGGAAACGGCTTAGTGGTGATCGTGTACGCCTACCACAAACGCCTGAGGACCACCATGGATGCGTTCCTGACCCACCTGGCTGTGGCCGACCTGCTCCTGCTCTTCATGCTGCCGTTCTGGGCCGCTGACGCCCAGAGGGGCTGGGAGCTCGGGTCGGTCGTGTGTAAGGTCGTGTCGGCCTGCTACACGGTCAACTTCACCTGCTGTATGCTGCTGCTGGCCTGCATCAGCCTGGACCGCCACTTGGCTCTAGCCAGGGCGCAGGGGAAGGACCGAGGAAGCTGGCTGCAGAGGATGTTTTGCAGGAGACACTGTTCCAAGGTGTGTGTCGTCGTCTGGACAGCCGCTTTCATGCTCGGCCTTCCTGATTTAATTCTCTCCGAGGTGAGGTGGGGCTCTAATCGGAACGTCTGCCTGGCAGTCTACCCTCCGTCTATGGGCGTAGGAGGTAAAGCTGCCCTGGAGATAGCAGAGGTGCTGCTGGGCTTCCTGGTTCCCCTCTTGGTCATGCTGGTCTGTTACTGGAGCATGGCCCGAGCGCTGAAGGGTCTCCCTGTAGAAAGCAGAGGCAAGAAGTGGAAAGCTCTGCGTGTTCTTCTGATAGTGGTGGGAGTGTTTGTGGTCACACAGCTGCCTTACAATGTGGTGAAAGTCTATCGGATGATGGACACGGTCTTCGCTCTGGTGACCCACTGCGGGACAAGTAAAGTGCTGGATAAGGCGGCTCAGGTGACGAAGAGCCTGGCCCTCACTCACTGCTGCCTCAACCCCATCCTCTACACCTTCGTGGGCTCGTCCTTCAGGCAGCACCTGACCAAACTGGCAAAGAGGTTTGGTgaggggagaagaaagaggaggacgaggagaaacGACGTGTCTGCAGAGGGGGAAGCGATGGAGATGTCCTTCAACTCCCACAGTGCATCTCAAGCAACAAACACTTTCTCAATATGA
- the ackr4a gene encoding atypical chemokine receptor 4 isoform X1 — MESILLHPSLQRGRTNTLFISVMMVQQRGRGQISMDNPVGDDYDYHDNSSFNFSYDDYPTICEKADIRSFAGYFLPIMYAMCLLVGLAGNGLVVIVYAYHKRLRTTMDAFLTHLAVADLLLLFMLPFWAADAQRGWELGSVVCKVVSACYTVNFTCCMLLLACISLDRHLALARAQGKDRGSWLQRMFCRRHCSKVCVVVWTAAFMLGLPDLILSEVRWGSNRNVCLAVYPPSMGVGGKAALEIAEVLLGFLVPLLVMLVCYWSMARALKGLPVESRGKKWKALRVLLIVVGVFVVTQLPYNVVKVYRMMDTVFALVTHCGTSKVLDKAAQVTKSLALTHCCLNPILYTFVGSSFRQHLTKLAKRFGEGRRKRRTRRNDVSAEGEAMEMSFNSHSASQATNTFSI; from the exons ATGGAATCTATCCTCCTCCACCCTTCACTACAGAGAGGCAGAACCAACACTTTATTTATCTCTGTGATGATGGtgcaacagagaggaagagggcag ATTAGCATGGATAATCCAGTGGGCGATGACTACGACTACCATGACAACAGCAGCTTCAACTTCAGCTACGATGACTACCCCACCATATGCGAGAAGGCGGACATCCGATCCTTTGCCGGCTACTTCCTCCCCATCATGTACGCCATGTGCCTGCTGGTGGGACTGGCGGGAAACGGCTTAGTGGTGATCGTGTACGCCTACCACAAACGCCTGAGGACCACCATGGATGCGTTCCTGACCCACCTGGCTGTGGCCGACCTGCTCCTGCTCTTCATGCTGCCGTTCTGGGCCGCTGACGCCCAGAGGGGCTGGGAGCTCGGGTCGGTCGTGTGTAAGGTCGTGTCGGCCTGCTACACGGTCAACTTCACCTGCTGTATGCTGCTGCTGGCCTGCATCAGCCTGGACCGCCACTTGGCTCTAGCCAGGGCGCAGGGGAAGGACCGAGGAAGCTGGCTGCAGAGGATGTTTTGCAGGAGACACTGTTCCAAGGTGTGTGTCGTCGTCTGGACAGCCGCTTTCATGCTCGGCCTTCCTGATTTAATTCTCTCCGAGGTGAGGTGGGGCTCTAATCGGAACGTCTGCCTGGCAGTCTACCCTCCGTCTATGGGCGTAGGAGGTAAAGCTGCCCTGGAGATAGCAGAGGTGCTGCTGGGCTTCCTGGTTCCCCTCTTGGTCATGCTGGTCTGTTACTGGAGCATGGCCCGAGCGCTGAAGGGTCTCCCTGTAGAAAGCAGAGGCAAGAAGTGGAAAGCTCTGCGTGTTCTTCTGATAGTGGTGGGAGTGTTTGTGGTCACACAGCTGCCTTACAATGTGGTGAAAGTCTATCGGATGATGGACACGGTCTTCGCTCTGGTGACCCACTGCGGGACAAGTAAAGTGCTGGATAAGGCGGCTCAGGTGACGAAGAGCCTGGCCCTCACTCACTGCTGCCTCAACCCCATCCTCTACACCTTCGTGGGCTCGTCCTTCAGGCAGCACCTGACCAAACTGGCAAAGAGGTTTGGTgaggggagaagaaagaggaggacgaggagaaacGACGTGTCTGCAGAGGGGGAAGCGATGGAGATGTCCTTCAACTCCCACAGTGCATCTCAAGCAACAAACACTTTCTCAATATGA